A genomic window from Aquila chrysaetos chrysaetos chromosome 9, bAquChr1.4, whole genome shotgun sequence includes:
- the RNF215 gene encoding RING finger protein 215 → MAAVRAALLAPLLALCRGGPGPAPAPAPGSGPAARVEVAVAGPGPGNGAGNGAGMAAGPGGSYTLRGAVLGAGGGRGAPRRGEEEEEEEEEEIRGRLLLVGDAEPELGAADSWIGVVPVGEEPAEVPRGAKEESFTAAVVSKMKRALVLGASALLILALNQNAIRELDVSQLLAKPVIVIQSSDNVTKLLGALLRGLRATAKITYQAVLLENLGVTLTLWSTCGLSRGGLYGEWQGVICTGENSSQVQKYLQQLWNTILLIALLLCTGVIVQAQRQSRQDPSEQDAELDLKQHIRRRLSALKTRRYHPGKPLRSRACEIDSCAVCLDQFHKSQWLRVLPCSHEFHRDCVDPWLLLQQTCPLCKRNILGNCCTES, encoded by the exons GGGCCGCGCTGCTGGCGCCGCTGCTGGCGCTTTGCCGGGGCGGGCCgggaccggcaccggcaccggcaccggggtCGGGGCCCGCCGCCCGCGTCGAGGTGGCGGTggccgggcccgggccggggAACGGGGCCGGGAACGGGGCGGGGatggcggcggggcccggcggctCCTACACGCTGCGCGGGGCCGTGCTgggcgcggggggcggccggggggccccgcggcggggcgaggaggaggaggaggaggaggaagaggagatccGCGGCCGTCTGCTGCTG GTGGGAGACGCGGAGCCCGAGCTGGGCGCTGCCGACAGCTGGATCGGCGTGGTGCCCGTCGGCGAGGAGCCGGCCGAGGTCCCCCGCGGTGCCAAGGAGGAGTCCTTCACCGCCGCCGTTGTCAGCAAG ATGAAGCGAGCCCTGGTGCTGGGGGCATCAGCCCTGCTCATCCTGGCGCTGAACCAGAACGCCATCCGGGAG CTGGACGTTTCCCAGCTTCTTGCCAAGCCTGTGATCGTGATCCAGTCCTCGGACAACGTCACCAAGCTGCTGGGAGCGCTGCTGCG GGGTCTCCGGGCTACGGCGAAGATCACGTACCAGGCGGTGCTGCTGGAGAACCTG GGAGTGACCCTCACCCTGTGGTCGACCTGCGGCCTCTCCCGAGGGGGCCTCTACGGGGAGTGGCAGGGGGTCATCTGCACGGGGGAGAACAGCTCGCAGGTCCAG AAGTATCTCCAGCAGCTATGGAACACCATCCTGCTGATCgccctgctcctctgcaccGGGGTGATTGTGCAGGCCCAGCGCCAGTCGCGGCAAGACCCATCAGAGCAGGATGCAGAG CTGGACCTGAAGCAGCACATTCGGCGGCGGCTGTCGGCGCTGAAAACACGGCGGTACCATCCCGGCAAACCACTCCGGAGCCGGGCCTGCGAGATCGATAGCTGTGCCGTCTGCTTGGACCAGTTCCACAAGAGCCAG TGGCTGCGggtgctgccctgctcccacGAGTTTCACCGGGACTGCGTGGACCCCTGGCTTCTCCTCCAGCAGACCTGCCCTCTCTGCAAGCGCAACATCCTGG GGAACTGCTGCACGGAGAGCTAG